The nucleotide window ACCTATGTTCGGTGCGGCGCCGCCACCACTGTTCGATGTGGTGGTGTCGATGGGGGCATTGAGCTTCGCACTGTAGCCAGCGAGGATGTCTCCACTCATTTCGGGTGTTTGCTGTTCCCATCCATCCGAGAAAACGTTGTCGGTCTCGAGCGTGATATGCGAGAACGGTACGACCGAGTCGGCGTAGTTGTCGGTCTCGTACACCTCGCTGCAGACCGCTGCAGGAAGCGCAATCTGTGAGGTCAGGATCGCATTCGAGGCATCGGTAATGTCGTCGACCGAGGAAAACACCTCGAAGTGGATGTGTGGCCAACGACCTTCGTAGCAGCCTGGGATGATCGTGGCGAACTCCACCGATCCGTCCTCGCCGGTGACCTGCACGCCGCGAAGGTACGTCTCGTCCTCGAGACCGGACGAGTACATGGAGTAGCTGCCGGATGCGTCGCAGTGCCAGATGTATACCGCGGCGCCGGACATGGGTGCATTGCCGTTAACCATGTCGATGATGTTCATCTTCAGCTTCAGCGGTATGCCGCTTGCGGTCGCGCCACCGCCGATTGAGGAACGGATGTCACTGCGTTCAACCCCGACTTGCTCGAGAACGTCCGGGCCGTTCGAACCGTCGCCCGGGTACGGACCTGCGGTCTCGGTGTTCATCTCCGCGAGTGTGTTGCTTGTCGCCTCAGTGGACGAGGTAGAGCTTGAAGCTGG belongs to Corynebacterium glaucum and includes:
- a CDS encoding 3,4-dioxygenase subunit beta, which gives rise to MGTPYNQTSSNRSELKSFEGRILPNQNEDPEDQGLTFDLTTIENRISRRKLLGMFGIGAGSVALAACAPNAPTVSSTASSSQASSAAPASSSTSSTEATSNTLAEMNTETAGPYPGDGSNGPDVLEQVGVERSDIRSSIGGGATASGIPLKLKMNIIDMVNGNAPMSGAAVYIWHCDASGSYSMYSSGLEDETYLRGVQVTGEDGSVEFATIIPGCYEGRWPHIHFEVFSSVDDITDASNAILTSQIALPAAVCSEVYETDNYADSVVPFSHITLETDNVFSDGWEQQTPEMSGDILAGYSAKLNAPIDTTTSNSGGGAAPNIGGGPGESSGPGGPGGRPPADMPTPPSQ